The following proteins come from a genomic window of Corynebacterium sp. P4-C1:
- a CDS encoding VOC family protein, with protein MPAFEAREGMPYWIDLLTSETRKSAYFYSRILGWDVEEGDYRIARLQGMPVAGMVPQADSSDGDGAAMPDAWVTYFLSTDIARDAARVAELGGRVLAEPQRVSLGTMALCADSAGGWFGLYEPEGEDSFVAAGEPGTPVWHEYTCTGDVDKLAAFYGDLFNWDIVENDGYLLAMQDGAAFAGIWDAREQIPADVPSFWRSYLGVANIAQTRSRIEEFGGEVLRGPENSPFGLLLTAVDSTGAVVTLCEVDEPVDEETLDEGDSILHL; from the coding sequence ATGCCCGCATTCGAAGCCCGTGAGGGCATGCCGTACTGGATCGACCTTCTGACCTCCGAGACGAGGAAGTCGGCGTATTTCTACTCCCGGATCCTTGGCTGGGATGTCGAAGAGGGCGACTACCGGATCGCCCGCCTGCAGGGAATGCCGGTGGCCGGGATGGTGCCGCAGGCCGACTCCAGCGACGGCGACGGCGCCGCGATGCCGGATGCGTGGGTGACGTACTTCCTGTCTACGGACATTGCGCGGGACGCCGCGCGCGTCGCGGAGCTCGGCGGGCGCGTCCTGGCGGAACCGCAGCGCGTCTCCTTGGGAACGATGGCGCTGTGCGCCGACAGTGCCGGCGGCTGGTTCGGCCTGTACGAGCCCGAGGGGGAGGATTCCTTCGTCGCGGCCGGGGAGCCGGGGACACCGGTGTGGCACGAATACACGTGCACGGGGGACGTCGATAAGCTCGCTGCTTTCTACGGAGACTTGTTCAACTGGGACATCGTGGAAAACGACGGCTACCTTTTGGCCATGCAGGACGGTGCTGCGTTCGCCGGCATCTGGGATGCGCGGGAGCAGATTCCCGCGGACGTGCCGAGCTTCTGGCGCTCCTACCTGGGCGTGGCCAATATCGCTCAGACCCGCAGCCGTATCGAGGAATTCGGCGGCGAGGTGCTGCGCGGCCCGGAGAATTCCCCGTTCGGCCTGCTGCTCACCGCCGTGGACTCCACTGGCGCCGTGGTGACGCTGTGTGAGGTCGACGAACCCGTCGACGAGGAGACGCTGGACGAAGGCGATTCGATCCTGCACCTCTAG
- a CDS encoding RNA-binding S4 domain-containing protein, giving the protein MDVSITGGSIKLGQFLKLANLAESGGHAKELISSGEVDVNGEVVTSRGYELVDGDVVSIPSASLSATVLADGGNSGDSGDDYFDERTANDDFDPEKWRNL; this is encoded by the coding sequence ATGGATGTAAGCATCACGGGCGGGAGCATCAAGCTCGGCCAGTTCCTCAAACTCGCGAATCTTGCGGAATCCGGCGGCCACGCCAAAGAGCTCATTTCTTCGGGCGAGGTCGACGTCAACGGCGAGGTAGTCACCTCCCGGGGCTACGAGCTTGTCGACGGCGACGTAGTCTCCATCCCCTCCGCCTCCCTGTCCGCCACCGTGTTGGCCGACGGCGGGAACAGCGGGGACAGCGGGGACGATTATTTCGACGAGCGCACCGCCAACGACGACTTCGACCCGGAGAAGTGGAGGAACCTCTAA
- a CDS encoding sugar O-acetyltransferase, with translation MATLDDATEHPNLADLRASRWYKPDSDELETVRHAAWERIRELNSLGNLNSERAEELLKGILAPGSAIPEVFAPLQVEFGAHTTFGEGCFINYNCVILDVAEVTVGKRTLFGPACQLITVEHPVNDAAARADGWERGRPITIGDDCWFGAGAMVMPGVTIGDRCVIAAGAVVAKDVPGDSLVGGVPAKLIRQLNQPGEPN, from the coding sequence ATGGCCACGCTTGATGATGCGACAGAACACCCCAACCTCGCCGACCTCCGCGCCTCCCGCTGGTACAAGCCGGATTCCGACGAGCTGGAAACTGTCCGCCACGCCGCGTGGGAGCGCATCCGCGAACTGAATTCTTTAGGCAATTTGAATTCTGAGCGTGCGGAAGAGCTCTTGAAAGGCATCCTCGCCCCTGGTTCCGCCATCCCTGAAGTTTTCGCACCGCTACAGGTCGAATTCGGTGCGCACACCACCTTTGGCGAAGGGTGCTTCATCAACTACAACTGCGTCATTCTCGACGTCGCCGAGGTGACAGTGGGCAAGCGCACCCTGTTCGGGCCGGCGTGCCAGCTCATCACCGTCGAGCACCCGGTCAACGATGCCGCCGCGCGTGCCGACGGCTGGGAGCGCGGCCGGCCCATCACCATCGGCGACGACTGCTGGTTCGGCGCCGGCGCCATGGTCATGCCTGGCGTGACCATTGGTGACCGCTGCGTCATCGCCGCCGGAGCGGTGGTGGCCAAGGACGTGCCCGGCGACAGTCTCGTCGGCGGTGTGCCGGCGAAGCTGATCCGCCAACTGAACCAGCCGGGCGAGCCGAACTAG
- a CDS encoding YbjQ family protein — MILTTTQTVEDREIIEYMRIIGGETITGMNMFKDIGAGFRNMVGGRASSWEQELIQARDSALNELWERARQIGADAVVGVELDYSPMGADGSMMLVAATGTAVRLD; from the coding sequence ATGATCCTCACTACTACGCAGACAGTCGAAGACCGGGAAATCATCGAGTACATGCGCATCATCGGCGGCGAAACGATCACTGGCATGAACATGTTCAAGGACATCGGCGCAGGTTTCCGCAACATGGTGGGCGGCCGCGCGAGTTCTTGGGAGCAGGAGCTCATCCAGGCCCGCGACAGCGCGCTCAACGAGCTGTGGGAGCGCGCCCGCCAGATCGGCGCGGACGCGGTCGTGGGCGTTGAGCTGGACTATTCGCCGATGGGTGCGGACGGTTCGATGATGCTCGTCGCCGCGACGGGCACCGCGGTTCGGCTGGATTAA
- a CDS encoding amino acid permease — translation MSTAQSQRTHSVTIWTLVSLIIGSTVGSGIFALPQNIASVASPGAMLIGWAIAGVGMLSIAFVFQILARRKPHLDSGVYSYVRAGLGDFIGFTSGWGYWLGSVMAQVGYATLFFGTLGHYLPFFDQDNPWVMALTVSVLTWGIFFALTRGVKQAALMNLVTTIAKLVPILAFIVLIAFIGFSWDKFTLDFWGENSGISLSDQIQGIMLFTVWVFIGVEGASVYSKQARSRQDVGRATVIGFLSVLGLLVAVSTLSYGVLTREELAALPDNSMGAVLEAAVGPWGGALISIGLCLSVLGAYISWQMLCAEPIVMMASDGLLPKRLAAKNEAGAPWMAQLVSTAVVQFFVILFFTNETSYNTMVQLATIMYLLPYIFSALYLVLLAVRGKGLTHPHAGELFDDSGPTISSSDNRRHLAIGIVGFIYSLWLIYAADPVYVLFGALAVIPGLVPYLWTRLANKEKVFNTFEWVVVGVVLIGAVFAVVGLFNGSLTLE, via the coding sequence ATGAGCACAGCCCAAAGCCAACGCACCCACTCGGTGACCATCTGGACTCTCGTGTCCCTGATCATCGGCTCCACAGTCGGATCCGGCATCTTCGCCCTGCCGCAGAACATCGCGTCTGTGGCCAGCCCCGGCGCGATGCTGATCGGGTGGGCGATCGCGGGAGTGGGCATGCTCTCCATCGCGTTCGTGTTCCAGATCCTCGCGCGGCGCAAGCCCCACCTGGACTCCGGCGTGTACTCGTATGTGCGTGCAGGCCTGGGCGATTTCATCGGCTTCACCTCCGGCTGGGGCTACTGGCTCGGCTCGGTGATGGCGCAGGTGGGCTACGCGACGCTGTTCTTCGGCACGCTGGGCCACTACCTGCCGTTCTTCGACCAGGACAACCCCTGGGTGATGGCGCTGACTGTCTCTGTGCTCACCTGGGGCATTTTCTTCGCGCTGACCCGGGGTGTGAAGCAGGCGGCGCTGATGAACCTGGTCACCACCATCGCGAAGCTGGTCCCGATTCTGGCATTCATTGTGCTCATCGCCTTCATCGGGTTCAGCTGGGACAAATTCACCCTGGACTTCTGGGGCGAGAACTCGGGCATCTCACTCTCCGACCAGATCCAGGGCATCATGCTGTTCACAGTGTGGGTGTTCATCGGTGTCGAGGGAGCCTCGGTGTACTCCAAGCAGGCGCGTTCCCGCCAAGACGTCGGCCGCGCGACCGTGATCGGCTTCCTGTCGGTGCTGGGCCTGCTCGTGGCTGTGTCGACGCTGTCCTACGGCGTGCTCACCCGCGAGGAGCTTGCGGCGTTGCCGGATAACTCGATGGGCGCGGTCCTCGAGGCGGCGGTCGGCCCGTGGGGCGGCGCGCTGATCTCCATCGGCCTTTGCCTGTCGGTGCTGGGCGCCTATATTTCCTGGCAGATGCTGTGCGCGGAGCCGATCGTGATGATGGCCTCCGACGGCCTCTTGCCGAAGCGTCTCGCCGCCAAGAACGAGGCGGGCGCGCCGTGGATGGCGCAGCTGGTCTCCACCGCGGTGGTCCAGTTCTTCGTCATCCTGTTCTTCACCAACGAGACCTCGTACAACACGATGGTGCAGCTCGCGACCATCATGTACCTGCTGCCGTACATCTTCTCGGCGCTCTACCTCGTGCTCCTCGCCGTGCGCGGCAAAGGCCTGACGCACCCGCACGCAGGCGAGCTTTTCGACGATTCCGGCCCCACCATCTCCTCCTCCGACAACCGCCGTCACCTCGCCATCGGCATCGTCGGCTTCATTTATTCGCTGTGGCTGATCTACGCCGCCGACCCGGTCTACGTGCTCTTCGGCGCCCTGGCGGTCATCCCCGGTCTCGTCCCCTACCTGTGGACGCGCCTGGCCAACAAGGAAAAGGTCTTCAACACCTTCGAGTGGGTCGTCGTGGGCGTGGTCCTCATCGGTGCCGTCTTCGCGGTGGTGGGGCTGTTCAACGGCTCCCTGACTCTGGAGTAG
- a CDS encoding DUF885 domain-containing protein, translating to MSERAPSLLDATCEDFVYDLAELSPTLATELGIPGHDDQLQDFSPEHWNDVADRIRDLIADVDALHDGTDASDDEDDFDEVDYVTGEILRDRMVVELDLHHRGENLRMLNNVTCPVQIIRNALTVMPKDTEEDLHNLAERMLCVRRSLAGYRESLAEAAGQGDVASQRQIDAVISQCEALAEDGSLLESMGLAVDSEPVASAKNAFAEMADWLSTELAPLASHEDAVGRERYELFSQFFLGREIDLDEAYNWSLDALAGIVEKQQKVARELFSEECTARGAYRRLDGDPDYTLTDNDQLVEWMQRVSDQMIDRLDGEMFTLPEEVRSLDCRVDAAGTGGMMYTPPSEDLLRPGILWWSVPQGQDGFHAWHELARICHEGVPGHHVQQGIAMTQRSTLNLWRRTLNWNAAHGEGWAVYAETLMEDLGFFDDLGYRMGLLDSLRMRFARVAVDIGVHLRKKTPDGTGHWDASYAKAFLRDNTAMNEQNLGFELDRYMGWPGQATSYALGYRDWMDLRAKACEKGMTLREFHDKALRLGSMPMDMLAREVLRD from the coding sequence ATGAGTGAACGCGCCCCATCGCTCCTTGACGCGACGTGCGAGGACTTCGTCTACGACCTCGCGGAGCTGTCGCCGACGCTCGCCACGGAGCTCGGTATCCCGGGTCACGACGACCAGCTGCAGGACTTCAGCCCGGAGCACTGGAACGACGTCGCCGACCGCATCCGCGACCTCATCGCGGACGTCGACGCGCTTCACGACGGCACCGACGCCTCCGACGACGAAGACGATTTCGACGAGGTCGACTACGTCACCGGTGAAATCCTGCGCGACCGCATGGTGGTGGAGCTCGACCTCCACCACCGGGGCGAGAACTTGCGCATGCTGAACAACGTCACCTGCCCGGTGCAGATCATCCGCAACGCACTGACGGTCATGCCGAAGGACACCGAGGAGGACCTCCACAACTTGGCGGAGCGCATGCTGTGCGTGCGGCGCTCGTTGGCGGGGTACCGCGAATCGCTGGCGGAGGCGGCGGGGCAGGGCGATGTGGCGTCGCAACGCCAGATCGACGCTGTGATCAGCCAGTGCGAGGCGCTCGCCGAGGACGGCTCTCTCCTGGAGTCCATGGGCCTCGCCGTCGATTCCGAGCCGGTCGCTAGCGCGAAGAACGCGTTCGCCGAGATGGCCGATTGGCTGTCGACCGAGCTCGCACCGCTGGCCTCTCACGAGGATGCTGTCGGGCGCGAACGCTACGAGCTGTTCTCGCAGTTCTTCCTCGGCCGCGAGATCGACCTGGATGAGGCGTACAACTGGTCGCTGGATGCGCTGGCGGGGATCGTCGAGAAGCAGCAGAAGGTCGCCCGCGAGCTCTTCAGCGAGGAGTGCACGGCGCGCGGCGCTTACCGACGCCTCGACGGAGACCCCGACTACACCCTCACCGACAACGACCAGCTCGTCGAATGGATGCAGAGGGTCTCCGACCAGATGATCGACCGCCTCGACGGCGAGATGTTCACCCTGCCGGAGGAGGTGCGCAGCCTCGACTGCCGCGTCGACGCCGCCGGCACCGGCGGAATGATGTACACGCCGCCGTCGGAGGACCTGCTGCGTCCCGGCATTTTGTGGTGGTCCGTGCCGCAGGGGCAAGACGGCTTCCATGCTTGGCACGAGCTCGCCCGCATCTGCCACGAAGGCGTGCCCGGCCACCACGTGCAGCAGGGCATCGCCATGACCCAGCGCAGCACACTCAACCTGTGGCGCCGCACTCTGAACTGGAACGCCGCCCACGGTGAAGGCTGGGCTGTCTACGCCGAGACCCTCATGGAGGACCTCGGTTTCTTCGACGACCTCGGCTACCGCATGGGTCTGCTCGACTCTCTGCGCATGCGCTTCGCCCGCGTGGCTGTGGACATCGGCGTGCACCTGCGCAAGAAGACCCCGGATGGCACCGGCCATTGGGACGCCTCCTACGCCAAGGCATTCCTGCGCGACAACACGGCCATGAACGAGCAGAACCTGGGCTTCGAGCTCGACCGCTACATGGGCTGGCCCGGCCAGGCCACGTCCTATGCCCTCGGCTACCGCGACTGGATGGACCTGCGCGCCAAGGCCTGCGAGAAGGGCATGACCCTGCGTGAATTCCACGACAAAGCCCTGCGCTTGGGTTCCATGCCGATGGACATGCTCGCCCGCGAGGTGTTACGCGACTAG
- a CDS encoding SDR family oxidoreductase, which yields MSEKKIAVVTGGSAGIGEAAARALAKDGYTVYVCARRKELCDDIAAEIGGVGVELDVTDEGSVEKLASVLERVDVLVNNAGGARGLDPLREAKPEDWDWMYQTNVLGTVRVTKALYPAIVAAEGLVINIGSVAGWDAYVGGSGYNAAKFGLRALTRAFRREEVDAPIRITEIDPGRVKTDFAFNRFGDTARAAEVYDGKLNLTAEDIAEAIRWVASLPTHVNIDTMNIMPRDQAER from the coding sequence ATGAGCGAGAAGAAGATTGCGGTAGTCACCGGCGGATCAGCAGGCATCGGGGAGGCCGCGGCCAGGGCCCTAGCTAAAGACGGGTACACCGTCTATGTCTGCGCGCGCCGTAAGGAGCTGTGCGATGACATCGCCGCAGAGATCGGCGGAGTGGGGGTGGAGTTGGATGTGACGGATGAGGGGAGCGTCGAGAAGCTTGCGAGCGTACTTGAGCGCGTTGATGTCCTGGTGAATAACGCGGGCGGTGCGCGCGGGCTTGACCCGCTGCGTGAGGCCAAGCCGGAGGATTGGGACTGGATGTATCAGACGAATGTGCTGGGCACCGTGCGCGTGACCAAGGCGCTGTACCCGGCGATTGTCGCGGCGGAAGGCCTGGTCATCAACATCGGCTCTGTCGCCGGCTGGGACGCCTACGTCGGCGGTTCCGGCTACAACGCGGCCAAATTCGGGCTGCGCGCCCTCACGCGAGCGTTCCGGCGGGAGGAGGTCGACGCCCCCATCCGCATCACCGAGATCGACCCGGGCCGCGTGAAGACCGACTTCGCTTTCAACCGTTTCGGCGACACGGCCCGTGCCGCGGAAGTTTACGACGGCAAGCTCAACCTCACCGCCGAGGACATCGCCGAGGCGATCCGGTGGGTGGCGTCGCTGCCGACGCACGTCAACATCGACACGATGAACATCATGCCGCGCGACCAAGCTGAACGCTGA
- a CDS encoding TSUP family transporter, with the protein MWVILIAAAALAGWVDAVIGGGGLILIPVLMAGTPMPPAAILATNKIAAVSGTASAAVTLVRRVGVPRVTWVYAVTAGVLSAAGALVASRVDAALLRPLILCLLIAVGVFVAVKPEFGTGDTDNRPRLTRGRTAAAALLAAAVGFYDGTFGPGTGMFLIMGFTALFAQNFLRSAAMSKVVNSATNIGALVVFISAGFVDWPLALALAVANVAGAQFGARTVLGGGAKLVRYALLTLVVVLSTYLAFQL; encoded by the coding sequence ATGTGGGTGATCCTGATTGCGGCGGCGGCGCTCGCGGGCTGGGTCGACGCAGTCATTGGGGGTGGTGGCTTGATCCTCATTCCCGTGCTCATGGCGGGCACGCCCATGCCGCCGGCGGCGATCCTGGCGACGAATAAGATCGCGGCGGTGTCGGGCACCGCATCCGCGGCGGTCACGCTTGTCCGGCGAGTCGGCGTTCCCCGGGTCACCTGGGTCTACGCAGTGACCGCGGGGGTGCTGTCTGCGGCTGGTGCGCTCGTCGCGTCGCGTGTCGACGCCGCCCTCCTCCGCCCCCTCATCCTCTGCCTTCTCATCGCCGTGGGGGTATTCGTGGCGGTGAAGCCGGAGTTCGGGACGGGGGACACCGACAACAGGCCCCGGTTGACGCGCGGCCGCACCGCCGCTGCCGCGCTGCTGGCCGCAGCGGTCGGGTTTTATGACGGTACTTTCGGCCCCGGCACCGGAATGTTCCTGATCATGGGGTTCACGGCGCTGTTCGCCCAGAATTTCCTCCGGTCGGCCGCCATGTCGAAGGTGGTGAATAGCGCGACGAATATTGGTGCCCTAGTGGTGTTCATCTCCGCCGGCTTCGTGGACTGGCCGCTGGCTCTCGCGCTCGCCGTGGCGAATGTCGCCGGCGCGCAGTTCGGGGCGCGCACCGTGCTCGGCGGCGGCGCGAAACTCGTGCGGTACGCCCTGCTCACGCTGGTGGTTGTGCTGTCGACGTACCTCGCGTTCCAACTTTAG
- a CDS encoding AbrB family transcriptional regulator — MEQRSRWMIVAPLSVLVGYVLARLHVPAAWILGAIVVSGFSALGTGRELKVNAKFYNFCRGIIGVLAAVPLAGVPPAELLHYLLPGLASAAVIIGIGFVGGLSLAQYAGRKSRGSELTVSRETGVLSMLSGGASIMMTLADELGADMRYVALTQYLRLLAVSMTLPLVASFLTHPGDNHSDGLEVTWWMWLLVIAIALIGVPIARKVHLPAPAVFGPLILTAVIATLLPVPIVPPEPLAVVAFMSIGWACGGGLSVPALKRFARLLPATITFIVVVMASCAMMGFVVAKWLGITFFEGYLATSPGAIETVLALSSEGGGGPAVVALQLIRLICILIFAGSLPKILHAMDRRKDAG, encoded by the coding sequence GTGGAACAACGCAGCCGATGGATGATTGTCGCGCCGCTTTCGGTGCTCGTCGGATACGTGCTCGCACGGCTCCACGTGCCCGCCGCCTGGATCTTGGGCGCGATCGTGGTGTCGGGGTTTTCCGCTCTGGGCACCGGCCGCGAGCTGAAGGTGAACGCGAAGTTCTACAACTTCTGCCGCGGGATCATCGGCGTTCTCGCCGCTGTCCCCCTCGCGGGGGTGCCGCCCGCGGAATTGCTGCACTACCTGCTGCCCGGCCTCGCGTCGGCGGCGGTGATCATCGGCATCGGCTTCGTCGGCGGGCTCTCGCTCGCGCAGTACGCGGGACGTAAAAGCCGCGGTAGCGAACTAACTGTCAGCCGCGAGACGGGCGTGCTGTCGATGCTTTCCGGCGGCGCGTCGATCATGATGACGCTTGCTGACGAACTCGGCGCCGACATGCGCTACGTCGCCCTCACCCAGTACCTGCGCCTGCTGGCGGTGTCAATGACCCTGCCCCTGGTCGCGTCGTTTTTGACCCATCCCGGCGACAACCACTCCGACGGGCTGGAGGTGACCTGGTGGATGTGGCTGCTCGTCATCGCCATCGCCCTGATCGGTGTGCCCATCGCCCGGAAGGTCCACCTGCCAGCGCCCGCCGTGTTCGGGCCGTTGATCCTCACCGCGGTGATCGCGACGCTGCTGCCTGTGCCGATCGTGCCGCCGGAACCCCTGGCGGTCGTGGCGTTCATGTCCATCGGCTGGGCGTGCGGCGGCGGACTCTCGGTGCCCGCATTGAAACGGTTCGCGCGTCTGCTGCCCGCCACCATCACGTTCATCGTGGTGGTCATGGCGTCGTGCGCGATGATGGGCTTCGTCGTGGCGAAATGGCTGGGCATCACCTTCTTCGAGGGCTACCTCGCCACCAGTCCCGGCGCGATCGAGACCGTCTTGGCTCTCTCGTCGGAGGGCGGGGGCGGCCCCGCCGTCGTGGCGCTGCAGTTGATCCGCCTGATCTGCATCCTCATCTTTGCGGGGTCGCTGCCGAAAATTCTGCACGCGATGGACCGCCGGAAGGACGCGGGCTAA
- a CDS encoding LysE family translocator: MTTGTLLALAGIWVAAIASPGPDVVQIARLGVKSRAVGVACAVGIMVGNTFWIAASLLGLSSLIQSVPEILAVLQLLGGAYLLWMGIGAIRAGLAASENPGPPETAGGDGAGQAAGAGAGPSTRKAFSTGVATNLSNPKAVLFFGAVFAQFVRPGMGWEWMLVILLTLVVIGFAWFVGVALLVDKLAGFLDRHGHVVDIATGLIFIALAVWMIVEGATSLL; this comes from the coding sequence ATGACCACCGGCACCCTCCTCGCCCTTGCAGGCATCTGGGTTGCCGCGATCGCCAGCCCCGGTCCCGATGTCGTGCAGATCGCCCGGCTGGGCGTGAAGTCGCGCGCGGTGGGCGTGGCGTGCGCCGTGGGCATCATGGTGGGCAACACCTTCTGGATCGCGGCATCGCTGCTCGGCTTGAGCTCGCTCATTCAATCCGTCCCCGAAATCCTCGCTGTCCTGCAGCTCCTCGGTGGCGCCTACCTGCTGTGGATGGGCATCGGCGCCATCCGCGCCGGGCTGGCTGCCAGCGAAAACCCGGGCCCGCCGGAAACCGCTGGCGGGGACGGCGCCGGCCAGGCAGCGGGGGCGGGGGCGGGGCCGTCGACACGCAAGGCGTTCAGCACCGGTGTGGCCACGAACTTGTCCAACCCCAAGGCGGTGCTCTTCTTCGGGGCGGTCTTCGCGCAATTCGTGCGGCCCGGCATGGGCTGGGAATGGATGCTGGTCATCCTGCTCACCCTGGTGGTCATCGGGTTCGCGTGGTTCGTGGGTGTTGCGCTGCTGGTGGATAAACTCGCTGGGTTCCTCGACCGGCACGGACACGTGGTGGACATCGCCACGGGCCTGATCTTCATCGCGCTGGCGGTGTGGATGATCGTTGAGGGCGCTACGAGCCTGCTTTGA
- a CDS encoding ATP-dependent RNA helicase → MFDLSTIGADLPVADVIGDLPVRGPLVVEAPPGTGKTTLLPPAINNLTADNGVTLVTAPRRVAVRAAARRLALLDASPLGDRVGYSIRGEHKDGSLVQFVTPGVLLNRLLKDPELTGVGAVMIDEVHERQLDTDLVLAMVMEVAFLRDDLYLAAMSATLDAQALAGHMDAQVLSTEAVTHPLDVNYHPHPGRAEGSREFYRHVAELAATPPAHDGRTLVFVPGAREVDMVCAQLPSAAPLHGRLTNAEQDEALNGDAEVVVATSIAESSITVPGVHRVVDAGLSRVPRRDAARAMTGLVTVSSAKTSADQRAGRAGRLGPGEVLRAYSQSDYQHFAADIAPEITTADLTSAALTIAAWGSPDLPLLTQPPAGALADARRTLHALGALTSPDGDGTVTGLGESLAAMPLDPRLGAALLAHGSGAARTVAALAEGMSGDLARARAPRKQVDRFASMVPATGDVPAGEVIATAYPEWVGKHLGEREYLLASGTRARLDSTIPPAEWIAAAEIQLTSSGAIIRAAAGTDFPGHRVKETTAASLVDGRLRSRLTTSIGAIELTSTPIKLSPAEAQEALSGFRFDFGAIPLGEKAQRLKDRIDFLRARHGDPWPDIDSGDYAPEVGELARGASISKLDFYAAMMRQLPWPEAADMDTLAPERLEVPSGSHPRVDYSTGRPIVRVKLQECFGLAASPEVSGVRVLFHLLSPAGRELAVTDDLASFWSGPYADVRKEMRGRYPKHPWPKDPWSAQATAKTKNRM, encoded by the coding sequence ATGTTCGACCTTTCCACCATTGGCGCCGACCTCCCCGTCGCGGACGTGATCGGGGACCTCCCGGTGCGCGGACCGCTCGTCGTGGAGGCGCCGCCGGGCACGGGCAAGACGACGTTGCTGCCGCCGGCGATCAACAACCTCACCGCAGACAACGGCGTCACGCTCGTCACCGCACCCAGGCGTGTCGCGGTGCGTGCCGCGGCGCGCAGGCTCGCGCTTCTCGACGCCTCCCCGCTAGGCGACCGCGTCGGCTACTCCATCCGCGGCGAGCACAAGGACGGCTCGCTGGTGCAGTTCGTCACTCCCGGTGTTTTGTTGAACCGCCTGCTCAAAGACCCGGAGCTGACCGGAGTGGGCGCGGTGATGATCGACGAGGTCCACGAGCGGCAGCTGGACACCGACCTGGTGTTGGCGATGGTGATGGAAGTGGCGTTTCTGCGGGACGACCTCTACTTGGCCGCCATGTCGGCGACCCTCGACGCCCAGGCACTGGCCGGCCACATGGACGCGCAAGTCCTGTCGACCGAGGCGGTCACCCACCCGCTGGATGTGAACTACCATCCGCACCCCGGCCGCGCGGAGGGATCGCGGGAGTTCTACCGCCACGTCGCTGAGCTGGCCGCGACACCGCCCGCGCACGACGGCCGCACACTGGTCTTCGTCCCCGGCGCACGTGAGGTGGACATGGTGTGCGCGCAGCTGCCCAGCGCGGCTCCGCTCCACGGGCGGCTCACCAACGCCGAGCAAGATGAGGCGCTCAACGGTGACGCGGAGGTCGTCGTGGCCACCTCCATCGCCGAATCCTCGATCACCGTCCCGGGTGTCCACCGCGTCGTCGATGCCGGTTTGTCCCGCGTGCCGCGCCGCGACGCCGCCCGCGCAATGACGGGCCTGGTCACGGTCTCGAGTGCGAAGACGAGCGCCGACCAGCGTGCGGGCCGTGCCGGCCGTCTCGGTCCGGGCGAGGTGCTGCGCGCCTACTCCCAGTCCGACTACCAGCATTTCGCCGCCGACATCGCCCCGGAGATCACCACCGCGGACCTCACCTCGGCCGCGCTCACCATCGCAGCCTGGGGGTCTCCCGACCTGCCGCTTCTCACTCAGCCGCCCGCCGGCGCGCTCGCCGACGCCCGCCGCACCCTCCACGCCCTGGGCGCCCTCACCTCGCCTGACGGAGACGGAACGGTCACCGGGCTGGGCGAGAGTCTCGCCGCGATGCCCCTCGATCCGCGTCTCGGCGCCGCGCTGCTCGCACACGGCTCCGGGGCCGCCCGCACCGTCGCGGCGCTCGCCGAGGGCATGAGCGGCGACCTCGCCCGCGCGCGGGCACCCCGCAAACAGGTCGACCGGTTCGCCAGCATGGTGCCCGCCACCGGCGACGTACCGGCCGGCGAGGTCATCGCCACCGCCTACCCGGAATGGGTGGGCAAACACCTCGGCGAGCGCGAATACCTGCTGGCCAGCGGCACCCGCGCACGCCTCGACTCCACGATCCCGCCCGCCGAGTGGATCGCCGCCGCCGAAATCCAGCTCACCAGCTCCGGCGCCATCATCCGCGCCGCCGCCGGCACGGATTTTCCCGGGCACCGCGTCAAGGAAACCACTGCGGCCTCGCTTGTTGACGGCCGCCTCCGCTCCCGCCTCACCACCTCCATCGGCGCCATCGAGTTGACCTCCACCCCCATCAAGCTCTCCCCCGCCGAGGCTCAGGAAGCTCTTTCCGGTTTCCGCTTCGACTTCGGCGCCATCCCTTTGGGCGAGAAAGCGCAGCGTCTCAAAGACAGGATCGACTTCCTGCGCGCACGGCACGGGGATCCGTGGCCCGACATCGACAGCGGCGACTATGCGCCGGAGGTTGGGGAGCTGGCGCGGGGGGCGTCGATAAGCAAGCTCGACTTCTACGCCGCGATGATGCGGCAACTCCCCTGGCCCGAAGCCGCCGACATGGACACACTCGCACCCGAGCGCCTCGAGGTACCCAGCGGCTCCCACCCCCGCGTGGATTATTCGACCGGGCGGCCCATCGTGCGCGTCAAGCTCCAGGAATGCTTCGGCCTCGCCGCATCCCCCGAGGTCAGCGGTGTGCGCGTGCTGTTCCACCTGCTGTCGCCCGCCGGCCGCGAGCTCGCCGTCACCGACGACCTGGCCAGTTTCTGGAGCGGGCCCTACGCCGACGTCCGCAAAGAAATGCGCGGCCGCTACCCCAAGCACCCCTGGCCCAAAGACCCCTGGAGCGCGCAAGCGACCGCGAAAACCAAGAACCGGATGTGA